GCCTACCGTtcagggtggcaggcaagagtagtgtatcctactctcggaggtcgtgcttttagggtggagcctaagggcatgtggctccactctcttttgttatataggtttatgtttctgcTGCGCAGTTGTTATtcccttttgatgtaaattattgaaaatggttgcatgttaaagatttgtaatataaatgttaattacttgatctttcttaaactatgttgtgatgctaaatatTGGAAGGCATGttttccgatcttgggcataaaacacgtgccgggactaccaggatgatattctggttaatcatcgaggttgtgattatgaataaagatcctcctggtgattaattagaatattatttagacaaTTCCTCACACATATCAAACACAACACATGCACCTAGGTTAGCCCTAACCTTTCTGAGATGTGCAAATGCAGAGGGACCTCATTTTTGTGGATAGTCCATAGTTGAGTAGAGTTTGGGCTAACTGGGTTTTACGGAGTGTTCGTATTTTTGCGGCATATCTATATTTTCACAGGTATAATGACTAGTTTTTATATGTAGAGTATTTATATCTCGCACCTTCTCTCCTCAAAAGAAGCAGCTCATTTTACTCGACCTAACTTAAGACAAATAGCTCAAAAGCATTCAAAGCTACTCTCTCTACTCTACTTTGTGATTCTAGATGAAACCTTGAATGAGATTGAGTGAGAGCAAGGAATAGTGCTAGTGAGATTTAAATCCATCCTTAGAGCACTCATTTTCTTCGTAAAGCTAGTGATTTTGGTGGTTAGTCCACCTAGACGGCTAAGCGTCGCCCGTCGAGCTCCAAATCTAGTGATGAGTCCCAGGGGCGTTTGTATTACCCCtatgatttgagtaagaaactctatcttgatctttgtggtcgcttgagTGAGGAAAGTGTTGAAGGAGATCTGACTCTTTGTGatctcctcaacggagacataagcacttctttgtggagtgaccGAACTTCGGTGaataaatctttgtgtctcaTTTGTCAATTTCTTGTGATTTGTTGCATACTCCTGTATCTGTTAATTTTTAAGTCTTCGCTCTGATCTACTTTTTTTGAAGTTTGAGCTGCAGGTACTTGGTGAAATAGGTTAGAATACATCCACTGGTGCTAGATAATTTATGGATTTGATCCACATTGAATTTCATAGGCATCTACTTGAGTTTTCCCTAAAATCTCTGAAGTATCCGCAGATTTCTATGAAACCTCCGTATATCTACGGAGGTTCCTGAAAAATCTGTGAACTGTCCGCATATTGCTAATCCGAtgcatttagtttgtaaaaaaaagttcagatttcgcctattcacccccctctaggagACATCAAATCCTTTTCAGCGATAGCACTGTGGCCCAAAGGCGATGCAGTGGTAGCCCTAGTTCTCGGGAAGAGGGTACATGCGTACTCAAGGAGGACTAGAGCTGTTGCTgatggggggggggaggagctATGCGTGATTGACTGATCAGACTGAGGGCGCCCTAGGTGGTCGTGGCAGAGGCGTCTCAAGAGGTGGAGGCGACGATGAATCGGTGATGAGGGTGTGCGGCGCGCTAGGCGGTCGTGGCAGAGGCATCTCGAGATGTGGAGGCGACGATGAACCGATGATGAGGGTGTGCGGACATGGCAGCCGGGTAGCAGTGCGTGAAGGTGTCCCTAGGGCACTGCGCGCTCGAGTGTTGCCGTGGTCGGAGGGCGACGATCTAGCATGTGGTCGAGGTCAGTGACATGGTCGAGCGCGTGAGGTGGTCGAGGGCAACGGTCCAGCACGATGGTCCAGCACATGGTCATCATGGGAGATGGGCCCAAGCGCGTGGAGACAGGCGATAGACGGGCCCAAGCACGTGGAGACAGACGGTAGACGCACGCAACCGATCTAGGCCGACCAGATGTGGCTGAGGACTGCCGTGGTCGTGGTGGTTGAACGGCGCGTCGACGGATGGAGACGTGAGGAGACAGACAATGTGCGCGTGACAGACAGATCTATGGCGCATGGAGTGACAACGGGCGATGCGAGCCGGGACGCATGGAGGTGTGGCGGACGGAGATGCCGGCACGATGCCAAAGCTGAGGTCAGAGTAGAGGCATGCGAAGACGACGGACGGCGGTGGGCGATGCAAGGTGATCTTGGATTGGTAAATCTAAAGAGAAACATCGATCAACGACCGACGAAAGAAAAACCCGATCAATTGATTGGTAAAAGTCTCTATAGGGTGGCTGATCAACATGATCAGCGGCGCTGCCCTTGGCGGAGATCAATCTCCTCGGGGGCGTATGGTGCAGAAGCTGATGACGGCTAGGGTTTGTAGTATAGAATTAGAACCTAAACTCGTGATACCGTAAAAGAGTGTGATGATTGGTTTAATGTTATCGGTGTATTATATTAAGTCTCGAGAACGGAATATATAAAGTACACATGACTTACATATCAAGTAACCTTAAAGATAAGATGAAAACtaatcatattttatcataacAACCAGATCATATATCCTATATCGTATACGCTGTCACTGTGATGACTCCATTCTACTGGACGACATGATCGGCGAGAAGACGGCCAAGCCAAATAACATGTCGGTGAGAGGGTATGATGTGATCGACACAATCAAGTCTGCGGTGAACACGGTCTGCTTCGGGAACGACATCTCCTACGCTGATATCTTGGCAGTTGCTGCTCGCGATTCGATTGTTGTGGTAAGTTCGGTTATACTACAAACCCAGAACTTCTGTTCTGAACTACGAGTAGTATTGTGGTAGCTGAAGAGTTCAGGAGACGTATCGACACATTACACAAATTGTCACTTGAGCCTACAAAGTTACAAAACCGCACTAACCGTAAAATATGATAGACAATGCTTAAAGCGCCTTTAGAAATACTAACAATCTCTTCAATCTGACAATGCTTATAGCGCCATTGATTCGGCCGTGATAACACCATTtccagaagaaaacaaacaatatTTTCAGTGAGGAGTCATGCTGACTTGCAGAATCCTTTTTACACAAAGGAAATAGCCATACCGAACTGACAATGTGATCTTGTCTGCACGTATGGTTGGCTGCAGCTGGGAGGAACCTCGTACGACGTGCTCCTCAGCCGGCGCGACGCGACTACAGCAAGCATCGGCGACGCTAACGGCATCCAGACCCCGCTCATGCACCTGCCGGCGCTGCTGGCCAACTTCCAGAGTTCCAGTCCCACGGCCTCTCACTACACGACCTCGTCGTGCTCTCCGGCGGGCACACGCTGGGCTACTCCCGGTGTCTCTTCTTCCGCAGCCGGCTGTACAAGAAGACCAACACGCTGGACCCGGCTGCTGGCCAACCGTGCGTCGATCGAAGTGGTATGAGATAAATTATCATATAGAAAGAGACGTCTAATATAGAAAGTAATGCGTgactgatattatttttgaattaaaatacAATCTAATTTTACACTGATCAACTCGGACGGATGACAATTGGATGGATTACAAAGATCGTCTAGATCTGCTACAAGTGACAAATTATGTAGGAGTACAGAAGACATCCTCAGATGAATGGACTGGTCAATTTATGATAGACTCCAATTCTAACAAAGATCTAACCATTGAAACAACCACCGGGAGGAATTGGATTAAAAGCTCCTCCACAGGAGAGACCGAATCAGCGATCTTTGTTTTGTATCTCCAGAACAACCAAGCAGTGTGATAATGTATGCAACTAAAAGACATAAAAGAGCTCCAGAATAGTACTGACATCTCGACACCATAAAAGTATAAAACCAACAGAGTCAAAttaagaaccaaaaaaaaaaacagaatatAGCCAAGCAAAGTCAACGGGAGAAAATCTTCACTGTATCTCAAAACCGTATGGTCACAATTATAGTCATCTCGCCAAGACAAAGTGTCGTCAACAAACATCCCAGTGCTGATATATCCTAAACAAGACACCATAACTACAATAACCATTGGTCACTGGATGATTAAGACCACAAGAAAAGCTGAGAGGTACAACGACCAGACATAAGACAGGATGTATTAGCCTTCATCTGGTCTTGTAGGAAATTACAATGCCATAGAATAAACTTCAAACAAGTCAAAGAAACAGAACTAAAATTAACATGAAGGCACAGAAACAGGACTAAAAGTGGTTAAATAGAAAGCGACAGAATGCCAGAGCGTCCACCAATAACATGAAACAACACTGAAGCCATATAATAACATTAAACAGTACCAGAATCAGCTAACCAAGTGGCAATTACACAAAACCATCAGTCTAGCATGTACTGGGCTATGAAGAAAACAGATAACTGAGTGATAAGACACTTTGTAAATTCTGGACTCCAGGTATGGATACCATGAAATGCATTGGATAAGCAAACCTGCAGCAGAAGCAGCACATAGATCACATTAGCATCAGCATGAGAGATTATGTGTATGATAGTGGGTAAAGGGGCAAGAAACAAATGTTACCGTATTCAGGTTCGCGCACTTGCAGGTCTTTAGCATACGAAGTCCTTTATGAGAATACGTGAAGGATACTAGAACCCTGGGATGCTCCAAAAATATGAACAAGGACAAGGAGGTATAAAGGATGCCTAAACAAAGGAAACCCACCACAAGATGCAACTCCGAGAGCAACAATACAAAAAAAAGATTGGATGGCAGGGAATGCAATTTGACATGCTAGATATGCAAAGAACtgaggaaacaaaggaggtGCACCGATAAAACTAGTGGAGACAGATGGAGGACAAAGAACATTGAATCAGGACTTCATAACAGCTCCACTGAGCATCTTCCTTCCAAAAAACAGAAGTGCCAGTAAGGGGAAAGCCTTGTGCACTTTGCAGAGCACAAGGAGATGTTATGAAGGGAGGTTAGTTAACTCAGGAGGATGCAAGGTAGCGAGTCAACAAGGTGAGACAGAATGCAAATTGCAAGAGATGCAGCCATCCTACAGATGACTACACTTGAACATATGGCAGAGTGTAAGCTAAAGTCATCTAAAATTTGAACAGATACTAACAAACTACAATACCCTGCCTGACATGAACTATCAGGAACAAGGATTATGCAGGCCACCACTACTGGTCCATGATGGTATCAAGGATGCAAATACTTATCTAACACCTAAACAACCAACACCTAAAAACATGGGGAACATATAGGCCACTACAAGGTACAAGCTACAAAGGTGACTCAGGAAGTGCAGAGCCCTCATGCACCCCATCAATCTCCACTATCACCATATCCTTCACTGCAGTTCCATACTGCCTAACCTTCTCGTTGTGCTTGCTAACCCACCTACAGTACTCCTGTTGATGCAGAACCATCCTCAGGTGAGGGTTGTTATTCTCAGCCACCCTACTGACTACCAAGGTTAGTTGTAGTTAACCTATGTACACATAACTGTCCACCACCCATTCAGTAATCAGCAATTTTCAAGTGAAGGATCCTCCTCAAATTCTCCGTCGCAATGGCAGTATCACTATCACTGAAGAAGCTGACACCTGAGCCTGCAGTCGGCGATGaaggtgctgacttggcatgcacAAGCACCTCCTCATCGTCTGATCGGTCAGCAGGTGGAAATTCAAGTGAGACACTGCGCTTCTGGTGGAGGGAGAACTTGGGTATCGGCAGTGAGCTGGGGGGTGGCGAGTTGGAGAACCCCGGGCCAGCCCAGAGCTCAGGGCGAGGAGGGGATGTCGAGGGGCTTATAGAGATTGCTCCGCTGCATTTTTTCCCATGGTGCAGCTGCTGCTTCGGCGTCTTGGGCTCAGGGGAAGAGTAGGTTCGTGCCCCTGGGGTGGGCGGGGACGGCAGGATGCCGGAGTGGAAAAGGCGGCAGTTCCCGGTTTGGAAGCAGCGGATGGACTGTGGCAAGGAGAAATGGGACGGTACTGATGATGCCTTCTTCCGGCGACCAGATgagtggtggtgatggtggctCCGCCGCTCGGAGATGACCAGGGTCAACATGGCCCGAGGTGCGGGTAGTGGAGACGAATGGCAACAACCGAGCCTTCCTGCTGTAGCTTAGTCAGCTTGCAGTGGCAGATCCCACGAAGCCCTAGCGCCAAACAAATGAAACGCAAAGCATATCAAAACACAGCATTTTAATCGTAGAACTCGAAGAAACTAGAGGAAAAAACTGCAATTTAGATGTCGAAATGAGAAACACAGTGAATCATAGTGCAGAAATGATTGCTTCCATTGTACAAAACACCAAATCACAGCATATGAAGCAGAGATCAATAGCAGAGACATAGATCTACTGGTAGATACCTTCCAGATGTACAGCTGATGAACAGATCGAGCCCCAGACAGCACTGAAGGCGCCCCTCCTTATCCGATCACCTCCACGCTTCTCCTCGTTGTCCAAACCAGATCCACACGTAACACGAGCACACGCTACGAATCCCACCACCaccaatcaatcaatcaaacccctcaaaaaaaaaagcctcAAACCACTGCAAGGTACAACCCCCAACTCACCGATGCGACCGCCACGACAAGCGGGAATCTCCGAGAAAACCACAGGCCGGATCGAGCAGACGAGACCGGCGTCACGGAGCAAGGCGCGGATGTATGATTGGGCTAGTGGCGTCACGGAGCAAATTTGGTTTGGGCTAGTGGCGTGGAAGGAACTGGTCTAACGATCAGAGCTACACGACGACGGACTCAAAACTGCCGGCACAAAGCCGGGTTTAATAGGATCCCGGTGGAGTCCGTGCGCTGCGCTACGGTACCGGGTACTGGTATCTGAGCGCACCTGTACGGGGTTTTCCGTGCGAGGCGGCGCGTGGATGGACGGTGATATGGTGGAGGACGCGTGGCGGGATAGTGACGTAAAAAGTGTgattaataaatttttagttataAATATAGTAAAGTTAGTTAAAAATTGAGTATACGTTGCGTGGATTATAAcactaataaaaatatgatttgttaTAGTTATGACAGTTAATCAAATATTTGCTTAAAAATCTATAACATCTTATATTAGATTCAAATCAAGAGTGTTCTTAACTATTGTACTACTTAAAGGCTTTATATTATTTAGAATTTTGCTTCTTAAACTGTCACTAAGCATTTAGATTTTTCAGATTGTAAAATGGCTATAATTCATGGAGCTAACATGGCACAGCGGTTCTAGGATTGTGAAATATTGCATGACTGCTGGGAACATCACCTAGATACTCATAAAATTAGATAGAATCTTTAAGGCAGGGGCGGATCTTCAAGAGGAACCCTTTGGTGCTTtatgaagagaaaggagatataTGAGGGAAAAGAAGatggagagaaaaaagaagagaggctACAAGAGGAGTAAACCTCTAGCAATCTATCATGTATCTGGCTGTTCTTAGGATAGGATAGAATTATGATAATGCAATTTTATGTTGTGGGCCCACAGGTCTCTATGAAATACTTGACTTGTATTCCAGCATTGAAATTATGCTTTTTTGCAGAATATCCTCGCGACTAAATGTATTTTGCGGAATCCAATAGATCCTATCATGAAACATAAACCAATCCTGCTTCCACCTAGGATCTCCTCACAAACTTTCTCTAATGTCTTGCTttaaacacacaaaaaaaaatcctggTTCAACGGGAATCACACTGTTTTACATGAAATTCCGGCGTTCCAAAGACCATACGTTTTTCATATTCACCATTCAGCTCCCAACAAAAGTTTATGATGATTAACATCTCGCGGAAGAGAAAACAATGAACCAGGTGCAGCAGACAGCACAGCAGTTGGCCAAGGGCTCAAGGCACAGGCCAACAAAAAAACTCAGACAGTCATGTGCACATACACATAAGAATCTTTCAATGATGAATTCTAATTCTGCATAGTTACATCACTTCCAAATTTCAAATCTTGCTGCCTTTTGTGCAGCAAGCCAGCAATCCACTTGAAAACAGTCAGACACTTTAACAATCAACACAATGAGCTCTCACTGCTTTCCAGAGGGCTCCCACCCGGTTGGATATACAAGAGAGATTGACGCGGGCATAAAAATGAGATAATACAGACTGAATTTTCTCCTCCAATTGCTGTTTGATGGACGACTCTATACATACTCTGCCGCGGGGGCCTTGCCGCGGCAGCAATGATGCCTACCACCTGGGGCGCTCAATCTACAAGGTGCGCCCACATTTGCAGACTTTTGGACAAACACAAACAGCAAGAATAAACAACCACGCACAACTGAGAGTGGAAGGCCCCCTTCAAGGGGTAGATTTCACTGATATTTCTTGAGGAACAGGGGAGCTCTGGGTCTCCTGGTGAGAAGGGGTCACTAGCCTTTGAACAGTCTTCAGTGCACTTGTCAACTGTGCAAATGAAGGTCGCAAATTGGGATCCCTGGGGATTGACAAACCACACATTAGCACACATTTACCATCAAGATCAAATTGAGTTGCCAGGACCAAGACAGGAAGACTCGGATCAGAAAGCGTGTTCATTTTTGAAAACTCACTTCTGCCAGCATTCGAATATGATCCTTGCAACCAGAGGATCAACTTCCTTGGGAATATCAAGCCGTCGGTCCTGGAAGCCAACTGCCCCCACGACTTGCATCGGATTCATCCCACCCCATGGCATTCTAAGTGTTGCTAGTTCCCACAAGATGACACCAAAGCTGTAAACATCGCACCTGCACAGAATTCAGTTAGTGGATGATAAGATTGTTACTGATTTTAATTAAGGATCACTGAGGATCATACCATACTTCCGTTTGTAAAGAACTATAGAAAGGTCTTGAAAGAGAACCAGTGAAAGTGTGAAACCTCCCATTCTTAAggcaagatagattaatttgcTAGTTGTTTCTGATTTCTACACGATTCGGtggaaaattgaaaaaacaaCCAAGGAACTGATTGTAAATTGGtcattaatttttaaaatgatATAACACACCCTCTCTGCTGTGCAAATGGTGTAAATGAGGTATAAATTATTAGGCTGAAATAAAAACCTGACTAGACAGATGCAGGATCCCACGACATGAAATTCATCACATCCAACTCTCAGGAAGTCAAAATTTTGAGCATAAAACCACAAGTACAAGCGCTCCAACAGAAATATAGACACCTCTATCCATAGTAACGCTGAATAACTTCGCACAGACCAACCAGAATGTGCAAGAAAGGACTTAAAATTAATGATTCAATGAAAATTGAAAGCATCGAGGAAATCACTCACTTTTCATTCGATTGTTCATTCCGCAAAACCTCAGGTGCCATCCACTCAGGCTGATaccaaaaaaaatacaatttagAAATAAACCCAGCTTATGTCTCAagggaaagaaagaaatttAAAACCATAATTTTATAGTCCAGATGTTAGCTACTTACTGTTCCGGCAGTGGATTTGGATGACAAAAATGTACTGTGCTTCAATCGTGAAAGTCCAAAGTCACAAACCTGTTTTAATGCATACATTGATATGAATGACTGTTAGCGGCCAAGTATTAATTGTGAGCAAGAGCACATACCTTTACATTCCAATTATTGTCAACCAGCAAGTTTGGTGATTTCAGATCTCGATGAACAATTGTTGGTACACTAGTATGCAGGCAATTCATGCCTTTGGCCTAAAGAAAAAATAGTCATTTGCATGAGCAGTAACAAAGAAACAAACATATCAGCAAAATATACAAGGTTCATCCATACCACATCAAGGGCCATCTTGATCCTCCGCTTTTCATCAATTTGGCAGTTAGGGCGGTGAAGGATCTTATACAAGCTTCCCCTGAGCAAGGACACAATCACGAACCTCTTTAGATTTTTGTCTGAATCTAATGAGCAGGAGTATATACATATTATGTAGCATTTAGCACCTCCGATATTGCTATCTATGTATGTGTGCCAGCTACAACTTTTTCCATGTTGTCTAGACCAGGATACTTAATTCACACATTCCACAATAGAATCACCTATTTGTGTAGTAAAAGAAAGTATTATACCTTGGAAGATATTCAGATAAAATAGATAAGTTTGGAGGGCGTGTAACAGCACCCATAAAGAGAACAATATTTGGATGGCGCAGCCGACGCATAATCCGCACCTTGTAGAAAAATACACCAGTATTATCAAACAATGCAGCAACAATGGACTGTGTAAATATGAAAAGTGAATGATGCATTTAGTAAAAACCCAAGATAGAAACAGATAAAAGTTCACCTACTTCACTCCTAAACTCGTCCAGAGCATCACCATAGAAATCTTGATCCAAGAATTTTTTTACAGCTACTTCCTGCAAATAAACAAAAACTTCATTGCATTGACCATGATTTGGTTTCTCACCTAAGTTTCTTTATGACTTCATTCAAAGAACATTTTGGACGAATGGCAAAGCTTACTGTTCCATTCCAATCAGCACGGTAAACCTCTCCATATGAACCTATTGGAAGAAGGAAGCAAttcattcaattcttttcttgcGGAGCCACAAAGATGCAAGTTCATGCAACAAACTCACTCCTAAGAATGAAAAGCATATAACCGACCCAGGCTAACAACTTGAAATACAGTTTGACAAGCTTAAAATTAGTCTCCCAAACGAGCTCAACTTGTTAGTTCAAAGGCATCAGACTGTATGTCAAAACTTGGTAGCGAAGAAGTACCTAAGCCAATCCTTTCACCAATCACAAGATCATCCCAAGGAATTTCACATTCAGACACATCATCAAACATAGTGTCAAGCCTATGTGACCTCACATCCATGTTTCTTGATGACATTGACGTGTCCATGAATCTGTCAAGGGGAGATTTTTTTGGATCAGGGAATAATTTCTTATGGTCTTGCTTTACATCAAGGTTTTCCATGTGCTGTTTTGCTTGATTCTGAACTCTATTCATTGGAACTCTTCCTTCTGCTGGATTACCCCATAGATGTCTTTCCTGTGGTGGTTGAACTAGACAATGTTGATCCTCAAGTCTGGAATTTGTAGGACCTTTGTCCAAATCACCACGGAGAACCCTTTCAGGAACTTTCCCAGTCTCACCTGTAGAAGTAATCTTCATGGCAGAGGTACCGGCCATAATACTATCGTAATTATGAGGCGGTGCCGCATATGATCTATCATTACGCAATCCAACATTAAGATTAGTATTCCTTGCAGCTGGTCGGGGCACCTGGGATGATGATGCGACATTATCACCAACATTTCTACGCGCGAATGAATCCTCAACATAATTGTACTGCTTGTTGTTGGAAACATCATTGTAAGGAGACCAGTTTTTCATAACTAACCGCTGCTGTGGTCTTACAGCATTAGGGACTACATTCTCTCTACGTCTTTGCAACTCATTGTTTCTATTATCTGTCCCTTTGAATGGTActgaagttttcttggactcgaCACCCCCAAAAGGATTAAGGTCAGCAAAAAGGTTTCTTGACTCTGGATTTTCCTGCAAATCTGGAAGTCGATTTATATTACGTGGATGTTCTCCACCTCGAAGTACAACTTTCTGCTGGGACGATGTACCAGCAGAAGTTGATGGTTCATCTGATTGTTCATGAGAAACCAACGCCCAAGAACTGTCAAAAACACTTCCAGCAGGAACAGATGATGTGCCACCAGAAGAGGTTTGCGAAGATACTGTGGCTGCTGCTGTCTCATATCCAGATTGACTGTCTGATATCAAAGCACCAATGCCAAACGCAGGCAGTTGGCCACCTTTAGGTTCAAGTGGCAATGCACTAGGATCCAGATTAGAATCACAGGTACTCGATGATCCAGCTGTACTCAGGCCGAGTTTTCGATTAGAATTTAAGGAATTGCCCTTCCAACTTAAGATATCTGCTGGAATAAGAGTACCAGGAGCAGCCATCAGATCAACCAAAAACTCCCTACAGAAAATTCGCAATAATAAAACTACTTAGAAAACATAGAGTAGCAGCAAATGAATTGAAATATAGTGAAACCAATGGTAACACATGAATAGCACACTTGGAATTATCTTTCACTAATTAACCATGCTATGAACACTAGTGCAATGATCAGACCATCAATACCTTTCATTGTCCATCTTAATTATGTTTATagcatcatcatcaccaccaccagTATAATTGCTCCCTTTGACAAGTTTGCATGGAATGCCAACTCTATCAGCAAGAATCTGCACGGAGAGATAGAAGACATAAGTGCGTGCTTCTCAGCATGTTAGGCAAATGAAGAGATGTGGTGTGCTATCTTCAATACATTGGGCACTTACTTTTGACTGTTGAGCTTCGGTTTATCTCATATCGATTCAGTTTTTCTTCAGATGAGTTGGATCAAAAGTTACATCAACAATTAATGAATACAATCAACAGATTCCATTACTCTCTGATAGGGGAATTATGTAATATGACCATTATATCAATGAAGGGGTAGTAAGCACACTGTTAACTACTGGTTACTGTTAAGGGTATATTAGCAAGGGTGTTACGGTAATCTCCTAGCTTAGGGTTTCCCTCATGTACTATCTATATATTACCCCCAAGGGCTACTATtaaatacaagttgttattcctaatatggtattagagctaggtttttCTCCTCCGGGGACGCCGCAACTCGTCCAACCCAAGATCTATTTTCCACTCATCCGCTTCTCTTCCCTCCTCGCCGACTCCTCTTCCAAATCCCGCCTCGATTCAGCATTGTTCTAGGCCATGGTGGTATTAGCCTCCCTCGATCCACCGCTACCTTCCAGCCCagccgccccctcccccctcacGCGGCTAGACGTCTGCGCGACCGACCTCCCGATTGTTGCCGCCTATCTCCTTCGCGCCTGCCCCAATCGCTTCTGCTGCTGGCTCTCCTATCTGTTGCCTCCCCGACCGGACCAGGCTCTCCCTGCCCAGATTGGCCCACGAGTACCCGCACCCTGCCCCTGTGCTGCGGCAAAGCTGTGGCCCTCACCCCTCATTGTCGGTACCCCATCGAGCCACCGCCATGACCGCCGTCAAGTGGCTGATGCACTAGCACCTGAGCCCCGACGCAACACTCAACAACCAGATCCTTGCGGAGGCGGGCGCTGGAAGACCTCCATCTTCTTCTACCGCCCCATGACCCGCAATGGTGCAGGAGGCgcgaagcagcagcagcagcaccccgACGTGCTCCTCGGTGTCGGGCTCCACAAGCGCCCGAGACTCTACTTCTCCATCGTCCACGCCTAGCGCCTCGTTCTCCAGGCTGATGCCCCATTCCCCCAGGCCATGGAGAAGCTCCAGTCCTACAAGGCCCGTGTTGCCCTCAACTTCGTGGGGTTTCAGTATCTACTAGGTGATTTCTACTTGAGGATAGGAAAAATGTGTTCCTAACA
The nucleotide sequence above comes from Phragmites australis chromosome 4, lpPhrAust1.1, whole genome shotgun sequence. Encoded proteins:
- the LOC133916880 gene encoding uncharacterized protein LOC133916880, which gives rise to MLTLVISERRSHHHHHSSGRRKKASSVPSHFSLPQSIRCFQTGNCRLFHSGILPSPPTPGARTYSSPEPKTPKQQLHHGKKCSGAISISPSTSPPRPELWAGPGFSNSPPPSSLPIPKFSLHQKRSVSLEFPPADRSDDEEVLVHAKSAPSSPTAGSGVSFFSDSDTAIATENLRRILHLKIADY
- the LOC133914866 gene encoding cationic peroxidase 1-like: MIGEKTAKPNNMSVRGYDVIDTIKSAVNTVCFGNDISYADILAVAARDSIVVLGGTSYDVLLSRRDATTASIGDANGIQTPLMHLPALLANFQSSSPTASHYTTSSCSPAGTRWATPGVSSSAAGCTRRPTRWTRLLANRASIEVV
- the LOC133916881 gene encoding serine/threonine-protein kinase EDR1-like; amino-acid sequence: MKNLFKSKIRWQHRSNEPTPVGQPQAQGQQQPPPTPSPASSPSGTGAPSALSCSTGSASPNSAAATPAGAAAAGAGGGADYISSEEEFQIQLAMALSASNSDCVGDLDGDQIMKAKLMSLDRFAAHRDEGLTAESLSRRYWDYNFLDYHEKVIDGFYDIFGSSIESSKQGRMPSLADLQTGIGDLGFEVIVINRAIDSTLQEMEQVAQCILLDFPVANVAVLVQRIAELVTDNMGGPVKDANDMLTRWLEKSTELRSSLQTSLLPIGCIKIGLSRHRALLFKILADRVGIPCKLVKGSNYTGGGDDDAINIIKMDNEREFLVDLMAAPGTLIPADILSWKGNSLNSNRKLGLSTAGSSSTCDSNLDPSALPLEPKGGQLPAFGIGALISDSQSGYETAAATVSSQTSSGGTSSVPAGSVFDSSWALVSHEQSDEPSTSAGTSSQQKVVLRGGEHPRNINRLPDLQENPESRNLFADLNPFGGVESKKTSVPFKGTDNRNNELQRRRENVVPNAVRPQQRLVMKNWSPYNDVSNNKQYNYVEDSFARRNVGDNVASSSQVPRPAARNTNLNVGLRNDRSYAAPPHNYDSIMAGTSAMKITSTGETGKVPERVLRGDLDKGPTNSRLEDQHCLVQPPQERHLWGNPAEGRVPMNRVQNQAKQHMENLDVKQDHKKLFPDPKKSPLDRFMDTSMSSRNMDVRSHRLDTMFDDVSECEIPWDDLVIGERIGLGSYGEVYRADWNGTEVAVKKFLDQDFYGDALDEFRSEVRIMRRLRHPNIVLFMGAVTRPPNLSILSEYLPRGSLYKILHRPNCQIDEKRRIKMALDVAKGMNCLHTSVPTIVHRDLKSPNLLVDNNWNVKVCDFGLSRLKHSTFLSSKSTAGTPEWMAPEVLRNEQSNEKCDVYSFGVILWELATLRMPWGGMNPMQVVGAVGFQDRRLDIPKEVDPLVARIIFECWQKDPNLRPSFAQLTSALKTVQRLVTPSHQETQSSPVPQEISVKSTP